The Drosophila biarmipes strain raj3 chromosome X, RU_DBia_V1.1, whole genome shotgun sequence genome includes the window TACACAGCCTTAAAGACCCTGGGCGAGAAGTGCGACCAGCTGAACAAGAAGTACTTGAAGAAGTCGGAGGAGTACGCTCCGCAGCACATAAGGGTGGGTAGGCAAGGCCTTGCGACGGGTGATTCATCACCTCTTAGGAACACCATTAAACAACCATTGTAATGCCCCTTTTTCCTGCTAACCCCGCAGGAACTCCTCCAGATCGCCGCCTCCAATGCCGATGCCGACTGTGATCGGCATGTGGAGCACTTCCTGAACGGCAAGATCGATGTGCAGACGTTCCTCAACACGTACCAGAGCTCCAAGAAGATCAGCGCCGAGCGCAAGGCCAAGGAGGAGCGCCTGGGCACCCAGCTGAGTGCCTTGGAGCGGGCCGGTATCTAGGATTGCCGGGGCAACACATTGGCTGTGCAGTCCACTCAATGTTCACCTCAATCCGCAATCCTCCAGCCTCCAGTCTCCATCCTCCATCCGCCACGAGTCGCAATAATAGAGTCTAAGCAGGATAATCAGCAGAGTGGCAGAGCTATGCTGCCGGATGTTTGGATACGGCATTGGGGATCCACATGCAATCCACGAATCGAGGAGCAGTCCTCAGAACGCTCGCTAGTTGTACGCTATATATTTAACACGTGTAAATCGGTAGAGTGGCTTGTAATTCTAATTATACCCCAGAACGGAACGCCTGTGTGTTATGTCCCAACTCCGAATCCAGTCCCACGCCCAAGTCCAAGTCCAAATCACATGTATTACCCAATAGGCTTTAATTGTTTCGGTCCCCCATACGCAATGTCCCCTGGCCAGCCCAATCGATATATTTGTACtatgtatatttaataaatattttcatttatgcGGTGCCGTGGTGCTATCTCTTTCCATTTGAGAACTGCCTCTGTGGAGTACTCTGCCTTGAGGGATTCACCTTCCCTTTTTTAAGGACTCATTTTCAATCTAGTTTGGAAATTTGTACATTTTGACTTTAAAATCTGCTGAATCATAAGCttcttgttaattatttaactAGCAATAGTTTTTCATATACTTCGTtgagttattttatttaaaaaaagttgtgttattttattttaaaagatagtattttattttattcttatgttgtcaataatatttgtaataattGGTGAATAttgtacttttattttaaatagtatttattgataaaaacaaaacataactCAAACTCTTTTTCTTAACCAGATTTTTTGCTTCAAACTACAAATAGATGTAtgtattttgacatttatttatttggtttaaCTTTTGGAATACTATTTCTTATAAAAGATAGATTCCCTTTTTCTGAGTTCATGTTTAGGTAGTGGAAATTCAAAAATCCCGCCTTAGATCAGATGTTTGAAATAAACACCTTTGCGAActttaatgattttattttcaatatcctaaaatatagctaaattcaaattcaaaaaagtatttaaaaaatccaaGGTTCCCCGTATCACTGAAAATAAGATCTAGTACCCTTAgtattttctggtatttttgCGGCCATTCATTTGTTGACTTATCGCCCTGCTCCCCCCGATCTTGGCCAGAAATGGAGTGGGCCTGCTAGCTGATAGTGCTCCACCCACCGCCCCGACCTTGCCCTTGCCCCTCGTCCGCCGGGGTCACACAATCGCGGACTGATAAGCGGCACGGAACCCTCGCTCCATTTGACAACAAACCAGTGCACTTGCAGCGATTACGGGCGACGACATGGCTCCAACGCAAACCACCGAAGTGCTGGTCTTCGGCTCGGCCATCATTGACTTTATATGGTGAGTGCGCCCCCCGATCCCGGCCAGAATCTAACCGAATCGAATCCCCCGCACAGCTACACGCCCCGCCTGCCGAGGCCCGGAGAAACGCTCCACGGGCACCGCTTCCAGACGGGCTACGGCGGCAAGGGCGCCAACCAGTGCGTGGCCGCCGCTCGACTGGGCTCGCGCACAGCGCTGGTGGCCAAACTGGGCGCCGACACCTTCGGCGGCGACTACCTGCGCCAGCTGCGCGACGAGGGCGTCAGTGTGGAGCACGTGCAGCAGCTGGAGGGCCAGACGACGGGCGTGGCCCAGATCGCAGTGTCCGACGGCGGCGAGAACAACATCATCATCGTGGTGGGCGCCAACAGCCAGCTGAGCCCCTGCGACGTGGCCCGGGCGGAGGAGCTGTTCCTGGAGGCCAAGGTCTTGGTCTGCCAGCTGGAGACGCCCGTCGAGGCCACGCTGACGGCCCTGCGGCACTTCAAGGGCGTGTCCATCGTGAACGCGGCCCCGGCCATGGAGAACACGTCGCGGGAGCTGCTCCAGCTGGCCAGCATCTTCTGTGTGAACGAGAGCGAGGCGGCGCTGATGACCCAGACGGCCGAGATCGAGACCGTGGAGTGAGTGTACCCCCATAAATCACGTTAAACCCTTCTAATCGCTGTGTGGCCCCTCCCAGGGAGGCTAAAATTGCAGCTGACAAGCTGATAAAGATGGGCGCCAACACGGTGATCATCACGCTGGGCAAACTGGGGGCCGTTTTTGGGTCCGCCGCCTCGGCAGGCGTGTACCAGCATGTGGCTGCGCCGCATGTGCCGGCCGAGAAGGTGGTGGACACCACGGGAGCCGGCGACGCCTTCATCGGCGCCCTGGCCCACAACCTGGCCCGCCATCCGCAGAACAAGCTGGAGGAGCACATAGCCGCCGCCTGCGCCGTGGCCTCGCAATCCGTCCAGCTGCCAGGGACGCAGGCCAGCTTTCCACGTACTTAGAGGAAGGGGTGCCGCACAATAAATCTCTAGCGCTATCCCGACGTACAATGCTCTATTTAATGGTAAGCGTAAGTATAAAAAAACGTAAGGTCCAACTGGCTAGACGATCAATTTGGTCCACATGGGTGTGATTCGATTGAAATGCAGCATCCCGTGGTCTGTGCTCCGCGGGCTGCGGATTGGGGTGTTGtggggggcgtggctggcAGTGGGCTGTGGGCTGTGGGAGGCAGCTGCAGCATCACTTCTTGCCCGACTTCTTGATCCCGCCGCCGACGAGGGGTCCCTTCTTGGAGGCGTTCGCCTTGGCCGCGTCCAGGGCCTTCTGCTGCtccttctgcttctgcttgaAGGCCATGTCCTCCTCGTCCAGGTCCTTGGCGTCCTTCTTCGGCGCCTTCAGTGGCTTCTTCTTACCGCCCTCGCGTCCAGACATGCTTGCTTGCTGTTGCTGCGTGGGAAAACCAGGGGAAATGTGAAAATCAAGCGGAATTCAGCACAAAAAAGTCACGCACCTTTTTCACACGTTTTTCCGATTTCGATTTCCGCTGACCGATTGCCGCAGAACTACCGATAGCGCCCGCGTGATTGCTGCGCTGAGGTGGTACGCCAATCGATGTTTGAATTTCTCTTTTAAGGCGCGCTTTTGggttttaaaagaaaaacataaataaatggtGAGCTAATTTCTGCAGCTGGAATATAAGATAATGATAAGtctacttttatttttacgaAGAGAAAAAAGGGAATGACAATTTTACTATTGACAACCTGAAGGCTAAGCAAAAGCCAGGTGGATCAAGTTGTATAAAATGCTAGACTAACCGAATTTCAAAGAAATTTCTAATAACTCTGAATTAACATGTTTTTATTCGCATCCCATATTGTTATTACTTATATTTAcaacttaaattaattacaaatatattattaaataccTTCAAATATGGACCATCGACTTATCGATAGTTGCGTAACCATTACAACGACGGCTATCGATGTTACATCGGTCTGCGCCCACCGCTAGCACATCcgcgaaataaataaaagcggACGCCAAGTCCGAGCTCCCCGTTCCCCGGATGCAGTGCAGCGAGCCTTGGGTCCCTGAGAAGCCTGCGTGGGACTGGCATtccgcagccgcagccgcccCCCTGCGGAGCCCGACCTCGGCACCCGCGTCCACATCCGCATCCTTGGCCGCCTTCCGCCGAGCCCAGCATCCGCACTCGAATCCGCGGCACCACGAAGACGGTGAGTTTCCCTCCAGAAGTTCGCGCTTCGGTCAGTTTCCCGGGCTTTTCCGGGCGAAACCGGGGGACCGGAAAATGTAGGAAGTGCAGGTGGGCAGGTTACAAGGCTAAATTGCGTGACGGCAGCGCTACAAATTGGATTAGTACGGCGATTGATTCTGAATGGAAGATGTAAACAGTCTCCGACGGTTTCctgtgcactgggaaaaataattaCCTATTTGGGTTAGGAGATTTTTATAATGGGATATTAAATAAGGTTCTTTGGTAATATTTGTAGGAGTAAAGTAAAGGTCATTAGTTTGaaaatacaactttttaatatcCCTAAAGTAGAGTTCTTAGAAAATGTTTGGGAAACAAGTTATaggatttttataattaaacttCTCAAAATAaggttttttgaaaatattcatTTGGAATGTTTAGTCTTATTTCGAAAATACAGATATTAACTTGAAATCTTAAAACGGGGCttaaaacaaattgtaaaaaaacaagaaataccatattaaaaatatatatttctaaaaattcaACATCTTTTagaattgttttaaaatatatatagtaggAAATCCAAACATGATTCCTAAAAATACTGATGGGAAAATGCTAATCCCTAAAATCTTGAAATCTTAGGGTTttcaaaaaaaagaatataagaatataatcttcaaaatcatttcggattcctaaaaaataatgataccaaatttaaaagatataggtaaaatattaatatttaaaacataaaatttacaATCTTCCACTTCCAAATCACTTCGGAttcctaaaaaatattgataccaaatttaaaagacaTCGAATTTAAGGGTTCGCCGATTTGTGatattttctcccagtgcccTGCTCCCCACCCGCGGCTTTGTAATTGCCAATATAAGGAATGCCCGAGGCATCTATTTTTATAACTATTAGCATAGTCGTTATGGCGATGAAGTTCGCCGGGGCGGCCGTTATGCTTTCCCACCCCGTGACCCCCGCCGCTTTCCCTGGGGCATACTTTCGGGGGGTCGGGGTCGCCCGCCGCCACCCACCGTCGCTCGCTCATTGAAAAGTTGTCATAATTCAATGAGAGGACCAGGCCAGCAAACGCTTCAGGTCTTCTTGGTGCGCCAAGTATTCATGTATTCCGGGAATACAATCGTAATTGCTAGCATAAGGCAAGTTTCACGGATTATTAACCGTGGTATGACCAGTGTTTGCGAGCCATTAAACCCAAAACCATGGTTTGtggttattataaaataataatacaacgATTTTCGGGCTATTAGCCTATGATAATCGGGTTCGGACTTTGAAAGGTGTTTCGAAAGCGCTTATAGAACCCTTATTTCATGTGTGTCTCTATAAGTAAACCATCCAAAATGAGTGAAGGACACTACTTTGTGATCTAAAAAGTCAGAATTCGGTGTACTTCCGAGCTCCCTGTACTAGACTACAAAAGAGCTCCCAAACTAAGATCTATTTTGGCTGCAACTGGAATCCGATTTCGCGAGCCCCATAATCATAATCGTACCTCATGCGACTCGGACTTTGAGCCGTGTTCCCGACACGCGAGATAAGCGGCCGCCAGTCAGGGAACTGGTTTCAATTGCGGATCGGGTCAGAATCAGCAACCCTGGCCATTGTGGGCAGGCTGTCTGTGCCCAGCTCAATGGGCATAAATTAGCGCAGTGCAGGAGTTTCTCAAGGGGCCGGCAGTTCCATTGTGAAGTCATTGCCGAGGCGAGGCGAGAGCTTATCACTGGACGAGGCTCAAGGGGGGAAGATTAGGGGTGATAGTCAATTGGCCATAAAGTGGGGCGGCGTGGGTGGATGGGCTAGCCGGGTTAGTCGGCGGCAATCAATCAATTTTACGATTCGGACAACCAATTTGCAATCTAATCCGCAGTCTGTCTACGATGAGCACCAGCGCCGGGAGCGGCCACGCCAGCGGGACGCGGAATGGACGGGCGAAGGGCGAGGTGGACGGCTCCCTCGGCCTGATGCAGGACCTGCAGGACAAGTACGCCTTCCTCGAGAATCTGTTCAGCAAGTTCTGGAAGTCCATCATCAAGTCGAATTCCAAGCTCAAGCTGCAGCTGCGCAATGTCAAGTGGAAGAACGCCAAGGCGAAGCCCGGCTGTGCCTACCAGCCGACGGAGGTGGGTTCGCGCCTGGTTTGGTTTACGTAGCTCTCTAAGCAGCGCACACATTTCGTTCGAAACAGATTGAGCAGGTGGCCAATGTGATTACTCACGGGATTTGGATACTGCCCGCCGTGTTTGCGGCCATCAAGCTGTTCGAACGCTCCTCCAGCGCCAGCCAGTATCTGGTTTCCTGG containing:
- the LOC108023719 gene encoding monocyte to macrophage differentiation factor 2 isoform X2, which codes for MSTSAGSGHASGTRNGRAKGEVDGSLGLMQDLQDKYAFLENLFSKFWKSIIKSNSKLKLQLRNVKWKNAKAKPGCAYQPTEIEQVANVITHGIWILPAVFAAIKLFERSSSASQYLVSWVYGGALCMLFTVSTFFHCSCYCAEHKPPSNVKAWPSLGWQTYQGLKNVLHRCDRAMIYVFIAGSYFPWLTLENTDHSAILFCMEWVIWLMAGIGIAYQQVHEIEGLA
- the LOC108023741 gene encoding translation machinery-associated protein 7 homolog, whose product is MSGREGGKKKPLKAPKKDAKDLDEEDMAFKQKQKEQQKALDAAKANASKKGPLVGGGIKKSGKK
- the LOC108023739 gene encoding ribokinase, producing the protein MAPTQTTEVLVFGSAIIDFICYTPRLPRPGETLHGHRFQTGYGGKGANQCVAAARLGSRTALVAKLGADTFGGDYLRQLRDEGVSVEHVQQLEGQTTGVAQIAVSDGGENNIIIVVGANSQLSPCDVARAEELFLEAKVLVCQLETPVEATLTALRHFKGVSIVNAAPAMENTSRELLQLASIFCVNESEAALMTQTAEIETVEEAKIAADKLIKMGANTVIITLGKLGAVFGSAASAGVYQHVAAPHVPAEKVVDTTGAGDAFIGALAHNLARHPQNKLEEHIAAACAVASQSVQLPGTQASFPRT